The following proteins come from a genomic window of Alnus glutinosa chromosome 10, dhAlnGlut1.1, whole genome shotgun sequence:
- the LOC133880762 gene encoding putative disease resistance RPP13-like protein 1 isoform X2: protein MAVGELFLAAFLQVLFDRLASRELLNFARREGLGKKLDKWRKTLSRIQAVLDDADEKQHTNRAVKQWVDDLRDLAYDVEDVLDEFATEALLRKLREDNQGSTSKVRNLIPACCTGLTPHALRINLRMGSMITEITDRFNDLVMQEAELRLKETVDGRSYRKPATLAPTSVVTEPHVYGRDRDKEAVLELLLSEKFRDAQVSVIPILGMGGIGKTTFAQILFNDEKVQSFFDLKAWACVSEDFDAVRVTRTILKSVTSESCEDNDLNLLQVKLKEKLNGQKYLVILDDVWNENYHDWTILRAPFLAGAPGSRIVITTRNQGVSSMTATVPTYHLQVLSIDACLSLFTQHALGASDFSAHRNLQNIGEEIVKRCKGLPLAAKTLGGLLRTKRDRDEWEDILKSKIWDIPEGKSGIVPALMLSYHHLPSHIKRCFAYCSILPKDYEFEEDQLVQLWMAEGLIQAGQGDKQMEDLGSEYFQDLLSRSFFQQSSRDGSQFLMHDLINDLAQWVAGDICFRMEDRIGGSNGKRLPIKARHSSYLGGEYDSIRKFEAFFELKCLRTFLPFMLPSPGQCYLTHNVPLQLLPKLRCLRVLSLNGYRIYELPDSIGDLKFLRYLDLSYTCIRGLPESTTTLCNLQTLILVGCKHLKELPSKLGNLVNLRHLNILNANKLEGMPPQIGTLIISRLENAIEPMDARDAKLIEKLDLTALCLEWGWEWSWGIDEPHDITSELEVLNMLQPSKALKVLTIRRYGGMKFPTWLKGHSFPHMVLLRIENCKKCTSLPPVGELPSLKHLFIEGMTSVKNVGHEFYGGSCSQPFESLETLCFKDMEAWESWSPNEEFLHLRELSIENCPKLLGKLPNHLPLLKKVLIDECQRLVVSISSFPELCELQIEGSKGVMCKSKIDFSSLNSKSLSTISEFTCPIEGFIFDVEDLAIENCEALTPLWSNDVGLLQPLPCLRVLRFYNCPKLVSLVAKEVKEQQQLGLPSTLREIYISHCNGMESLPKAMMYNNTCIESIYIFGCDMLTHFAIGQLPPTLKRLEISRCKNMLILLDGDDTNSCSSNASLLEYLVVTDCHSLKSLTSNGELLATLKHLSIHSCRELESTTTSFHHNSNLEYIEIFNCKNLKSLPIGIHTLKHLEKIEIRSCSALVSFPDGGLLPSNLRKLMISNCEKMQAMMYNNTCVVRIGICKCDSLTHFAIGQLPPTLKWLEIRCCENMLILLDEDDNNSCNSSTSLLEYLSIWECPSLKSLIPSGELPATLKCLSIDYCPKMESIAKSFPHNSSLEQIVIRSCGNLKSLPMGINTLSHLNQIDIKECPTLVAFPDRGLLPDNLRKLSIYDCEKMQALPNCLHSITSLQQLKIEYCPGIVSFPEEGFPTNLTSLEISDCSITEALLEWGLHRLTSLKELKINGGCPHLVSFPGKMLPSSLTSLTVKSFPNMKYLSSEGFRILFSLEELRIKECKNLTSFPEDGLPPSLQQLDIANCPLLKERCKKDQGQEWFKIAHIPCVEIDGRFHL from the exons ATGGCGGTGGGAGAGCTTTTCCTTGCTGCATTCCTCCAAGTGCTATTTGACCGACTGGCGTCTCGCGAGTTGCTCAACTTTGCACGCCGAGAGGGACTTGGAAAAAAGCTGGACAAGTGGAGGAAAACGTTGTCGAGAATTCAGGCCGTGCTTGATGATGCGGACGAGAAGCAGCATACGAACAGGGCGGTGAAACAGTGggtggatgatctcagagactTGGCTTACGATGTGGAAGACGTACTTGATGAGTTCGCCACGGAAGCTTTGCTACGCAAATTGAGGGAAGATAATCAGGGCAGCACAAGTAAGGTACGCAACCTCATCCCTGCTTGTTGTACTGGTTTGACTCCACATGCTCTTAGGATCAACCTTAGGATGGGGTCAATGATCACAGAAATCACCGATCGATTCAACGATCTCGTCATGCAAGAAGCTGAATTGAGATTGAAAGAAACTGTTGATGGGAGGTCATATAGGAAACCGGCGACGTTGGCGCCAACTTCTGTAGTAACAGAACCACATGTTTATGGCAGGGACAGAGATAAAGAGGCTGTACTTGAACTGTTGCTGAGTGAGAAATTTAGGGATGCTCAAGTCTCTGTGATTCCTATACTTGGTATGGGTGGTATAGGAAAGACAACTTTTGCCCAGATTTTATTCAATGATGAAAAAGTGCAAAGCTTTTTTGATCTAAAAGCATGGGCTTGTGTTTCTGAAGATTTCGATGCTGTTAGAGTCACAAGAACAATTTTGAAATCGGTCACCTCTGAAAGCTGTGAGGACAATGATCTGAATTTGTTGCAAGtcaaattaaaagagaaactGAATGGACAGAAGTATCTCGTCATTCTTGATGATGTTTGGAATGAAAACTACCATGACTGGACTATCCTACGTGCTCCTTTCCTAGCAGGGGCTCCAGGAAGTAGGATTGTCATCACAACTCGTAATCAAGGAGTTTCATCAATGACCGCTACCGTTCCAACTTACCATTTGCAAGTATTATCAATTGATGCTTGTTTGTCTTTATTTACCCAACACGCATTGGGGGCAAGCGATTTCAGTGCACATCGAAACCTTCAAAATATTGGTGAGGAAATTGTTAAAAGGTGTAAAGGCTTGCCTTTGGCAGCAAAAACCCTTGGAGGCCTCCTACGCACTAAACGAGACCGTGATGAGTGGGAAGATATATTGAAGAGCAAGATATGGGATATACCAGAGGGGAAAAGTGGAATTGTTCCAGCTCTTATGTTGAGCTACCACCATCTCCCTTCACATATAAAGAGGTGCTTTGCGTATTGTTCAATACTCCCCAAGGACTATGAATTTGAGGAGGACCAGCTTGTTCAATTATGGATGGCAGAAGGTCTAATTCAAGCAGGACAAGGGGATAAGCAAATGGAAGATTTGGGTAGTGAGTATTTTCAAGATTTGTTGTCAAGGTCTTTTTTCCAACAATCAAGTAGGGATGGATCACAATTTCTGATGCATGACCTTATCAATGATTTGGCCCAATGGGTTGCAGGAGATATATGCTTTAGAATGGAGGATAGAATTGGGGGTAGTAATGGAAAGAGACTTCCTATAAAGGCTCGGCACTCTTCTTACTTGGGTGGCGAATACGATAGTATTAGAAAGTTTGAGGCTTTTTTTGAACTCAAATGTTTACGTACCTTCTTGCCTTTTATGCTTCCAAGTCCTgggcaatgttatttgactCATAATGTTCCTCTTCAATTGTTGCCGAAATTACGATGTTTAAGGGTGCTTTCTTTGAATGGATATCGCATATATGAGCTACCGGATTCAATTGGTGATTTGAAGTTTCTACGGTACCTTGACCTTTCTTACACTTGTATTAGAGGCTTGCCTGAATCAACAACCACTCTTTGCAACTTACAAACTTTGATATTGGTGGGATGTAAGCATCTAAAGGAATTGCCTTCAAAGTTGGGGAACCTGGTCAACTTGCGTCACCTCAACATTCTAAATGCAAATAAACTGGAAGGAATGCCTCCTCAAATAG GAACTCTCATCATCTCACGATTGGAAAATGCCATTGAACCCATGGATGCAAGGGACGCTAAGTTAATTGAAAAGCTTGATCTTACTGCGTTGTGCTTAGAATGGGGTTGGGAATGGAGTTGGGGCATTGATGAGCCACATGACATAACAAGCGAATTAGAGGTACTTAACATGCTACAGCCAAGCAAGGCTTTGAAAGTGCTCACTATCAGGCGCTATGGCGGTATGAAGTTTCCAACTTGGTTAAAAGGCCATTCATTTCCTCATATGGTGCTCCTAAGGattgaaaattgtaaaaagtGCACATCATTGCCCCCAGTCGGCGAACTACCATCACTCAAACACCTTTTCATCGAAGGCATGACTAGTGTGAAGAATGTTGGTCATGAGTTTTATGGGGGTAGTTGCTCACAACCTTTTGAATCCTTGGAAACTTTGTGTTTTAAGGATATGGAAGCATGGGAGAGTTGGAGCCCTAATGAAGAGTTCCTACACTTGCGTGAGCTTTCTATTGAAAATTGTCCAAAGTTGTTGGGGAAGTTACCTAACCACCTTCCTTTActaaaaaaagttttgatagATGAATGTCAGAGATTGGTGGTTTCAATTTCAAGCTTTCCTGAGCTCTGCGAACTACAAATTGAGGGATCAAAAGGGGTGATGTGCAAAAGTAAGATTGACTTCAGCTCACTAAATTCAAAGTCTCTTTCAACAATTTCAGAATTCACATGTCCAATAGAAGGGTTCATTTTTGATGTAGAAGATCTAGCTATTGAAAATTGTGAGGCGTTGACCCCTTTGTGGTCAAATGATGTGGGATTATTACAACCCCTCCCTTGCCTTCGCGTGCTAAGATTTTATAATTGTCCCAAGCTAGTTTCTTTAGTGGCAAAAGAAGTAAAAGAGCAGCAACAACTGGGTTTGCCTTCCACACTAAGAGAAATTTATATCTCTCATTGTAATGGCATGGAATCTTTACCCAAGGCAATGATGTACAACAACACATGTATTGAGagcatttatatttttggatgtGATATGCTGACGCACTTTGCAATAGGCCAGCTACCTCCCACTCTAAAACGGCTTGAGATAAGTCGTTGCAAGAATATGCTGATTTTGCTAGACGGGGATGATACGAACAGTTGTAGTAGCAACGCATCTCTTCTTGAGTACTTGGTAGTTACTGATTGTCATTCCCTCAAATCCTTAACATCAAACGGAGAATTGCTTGCAACACTCAAACACCTCAGCATTCACTCTTGTCGAGAGTTGGAGTCAACAACAACGAGCTTTCATCACAACTCGAATCTTGAATACATTGAgatatttaattgtaaaaaccTTAAATCCTTACCCATTGGCATACACACCCTCAAGCATCTAGAAAAGATTGAAATTCGAAGTTGTTCAGCTCTTGTTTCCTTTCCGGATGGAGGGTTGCTCCCTAGCAACCTTAGAAAACTGATGATTTCCAATTGTGAGAAAATGCAGGCAATGATGTACAACAACACATGTGTTGTGCGTATTGGGATTTGTAAATGTGATTCGCTGACACACTTTGCAATAGGCCAGCTTCCTCCAACTCTAAAGTGGTTAGAGATACGTTGTTGCGAGAATATGTTGATTTTGCTGGACGAGGATGATAACAACAGTTGCAATAGCAGCACATCTCTTCTTGAGTACTTGAGCATTTGGGAATGTCCATCCCTCAAATCCTTAATCCCAAGCGGAGAATTACCTGCAACACTCAAATGCCTAAGCATTGACTATTGTCCAAAGATGGAGTCAATAGCAAAGAGCTTCCCTCACAACTCGTCTCTTGAACAAATTGTTATTAGGAGTTGTGGAAACCTTAAATCCTTACCCATGGGCATAAACACCCTCAGccatttaaatcaaattgatATCAAGGAATGTCCAACTCTTGTTGCTTTCCCAGACAGAGGGTTGCTCCCTGACAACCTTAGAAAGCTGAGTATTTATGATTGTGAGAAAATGCAGGCCCTACCCAACTGCTTACACAGCATCACCTCTCTTCAACAATTGAAGATAGAATATTGTCCAGGCATTGTATCTTTTCCAGAAGAAGGTTTTCCTACCAACCTAACATCACTTGAAATCAGTGATTGCAGCATCACTGAGGCCTTGCTAGAGTGGGGATTGCATAGGCTTACCTCTCTTAAAGAACTGAAAATTAATGGTGGATGTCCGCATCTGGTGTCCTTTCCAGGGAAGATGTTGCCTTCCTCTCTAACCAGCCTCACCGTCAAAAGCTTCCCGAATATGAAATACTTGTCTTCCGAAGGCTTCCGAATTCTCTTCTCTCTTGAAGAACTGAGGATCAAAGAGTGTAAAAATCTCACATCCTTTCCTGAGGATGGTCTGCCTCCCTCACTCCAGCAACTTGATATTGCAAATTGTCCTCTATTGAAAGAACGTTGCAAGAAAGATCAAGGACAAGAATGGTTCAAGATAGCCCACATCCCTTGTGTTGAAATTGATGGTAGGTTTCATCTATGA
- the LOC133880762 gene encoding putative disease resistance protein At3g14460 isoform X3, with protein MQEAELRLKETVDGRSYRKPATLAPTSVVTEPHVYGRDRDKEAVLELLLSEKFRDAQVSVIPILGMGGIGKTTFAQILFNDEKVQSFFDLKAWACVSEDFDAVRVTRTILKSVTSESCEDNDLNLLQVKLKEKLNGQKYLVILDDVWNENYHDWTILRAPFLAGAPGSRIVITTRNQGVSSMTATVPTYHLQVLSIDACLSLFTQHALGASDFSAHRNLQNIGEEIVKRCKGLPLAAKTLGGLLRTKRDRDEWEDILKSKIWDIPEGKSGIVPALMLSYHHLPSHIKRCFAYCSILPKDYEFEEDQLVQLWMAEGLIQAGQGDKQMEDLGSEYFQDLLSRSFFQQSSRDGSQFLMHDLINDLAQWVAGDICFRMEDRIGGSNGKRLPIKARHSSYLGGEYDSIRKFEAFFELKCLRTFLPFMLPSPGQCYLTHNVPLQLLPKLRCLRVLSLNGYRIYELPDSIGDLKFLRYLDLSYTCIRGLPESTTTLCNLQTLILVGCKHLKELPSKLGNLVNLRHLNILNANKLEGMPPQIGKLTCLQTLSNLIVRKGNCFALKELGSLLHLQGTLIISRLENAIEPMDARDAKLIEKLDLTALCLEWGWEWSWGIDEPHDITSELEVLNMLQPSKALKVLTIRRYGGMKFPTWLKGHSFPHMVLLRIENCKKCTSLPPVGELPSLKHLFIEGMTSVKNVGHEFYGGSCSQPFESLETLCFKDMEAWESWSPNEEFLHLRELSIENCPKLLGKLPNHLPLLKKVLIDECQRLVVSISSFPELCELQIEGSKGVMCKSKIDFSSLNSKSLSTISEFTCPIEGFIFDVEDLAIENCEALTPLWSNDVGLLQPLPCLRVLRFYNCPKLVSLVAKEVKEQQQLGLPSTLREIYISHCNGMESLPKAMMYNNTCIESIYIFGCDMLTHFAIGQLPPTLKRLEISRCKNMLILLDGDDTNSCSSNASLLEYLVVTDCHSLKSLTSNGELLATLKHLSIHSCRELESTTTSFHHNSNLEYIEIFNCKNLKSLPIGIHTLKHLEKIEIRSCSALVSFPDGGLLPSNLRKLMISNCEKMQAMMYNNTCVVRIGICKCDSLTHFAIGQLPPTLKWLEIRCCENMLILLDEDDNNSCNSSTSLLEYLSIWECPSLKSLIPSGELPATLKCLSIDYCPKMESIAKSFPHNSSLEQIVIRSCGNLKSLPMGINTLSHLNQIDIKECPTLVAFPDRGLLPDNLRKLSIYDCEKMQALPNCLHSITSLQQLKIEYCPGIVSFPEEGFPTNLTSLEISDCSITEALLEWGLHRLTSLKELKINGGCPHLVSFPGKMLPSSLTSLTVKSFPNMKYLSSEGFRILFSLEELRIKECKNLTSFPEDGLPPSLQQLDIANCPLLKERCKKDQGQEWFKIAHIPCVEIDGRFHL; from the coding sequence ATGCAAGAAGCTGAATTGAGATTGAAAGAAACTGTTGATGGGAGGTCATATAGGAAACCGGCGACGTTGGCGCCAACTTCTGTAGTAACAGAACCACATGTTTATGGCAGGGACAGAGATAAAGAGGCTGTACTTGAACTGTTGCTGAGTGAGAAATTTAGGGATGCTCAAGTCTCTGTGATTCCTATACTTGGTATGGGTGGTATAGGAAAGACAACTTTTGCCCAGATTTTATTCAATGATGAAAAAGTGCAAAGCTTTTTTGATCTAAAAGCATGGGCTTGTGTTTCTGAAGATTTCGATGCTGTTAGAGTCACAAGAACAATTTTGAAATCGGTCACCTCTGAAAGCTGTGAGGACAATGATCTGAATTTGTTGCAAGtcaaattaaaagagaaactGAATGGACAGAAGTATCTCGTCATTCTTGATGATGTTTGGAATGAAAACTACCATGACTGGACTATCCTACGTGCTCCTTTCCTAGCAGGGGCTCCAGGAAGTAGGATTGTCATCACAACTCGTAATCAAGGAGTTTCATCAATGACCGCTACCGTTCCAACTTACCATTTGCAAGTATTATCAATTGATGCTTGTTTGTCTTTATTTACCCAACACGCATTGGGGGCAAGCGATTTCAGTGCACATCGAAACCTTCAAAATATTGGTGAGGAAATTGTTAAAAGGTGTAAAGGCTTGCCTTTGGCAGCAAAAACCCTTGGAGGCCTCCTACGCACTAAACGAGACCGTGATGAGTGGGAAGATATATTGAAGAGCAAGATATGGGATATACCAGAGGGGAAAAGTGGAATTGTTCCAGCTCTTATGTTGAGCTACCACCATCTCCCTTCACATATAAAGAGGTGCTTTGCGTATTGTTCAATACTCCCCAAGGACTATGAATTTGAGGAGGACCAGCTTGTTCAATTATGGATGGCAGAAGGTCTAATTCAAGCAGGACAAGGGGATAAGCAAATGGAAGATTTGGGTAGTGAGTATTTTCAAGATTTGTTGTCAAGGTCTTTTTTCCAACAATCAAGTAGGGATGGATCACAATTTCTGATGCATGACCTTATCAATGATTTGGCCCAATGGGTTGCAGGAGATATATGCTTTAGAATGGAGGATAGAATTGGGGGTAGTAATGGAAAGAGACTTCCTATAAAGGCTCGGCACTCTTCTTACTTGGGTGGCGAATACGATAGTATTAGAAAGTTTGAGGCTTTTTTTGAACTCAAATGTTTACGTACCTTCTTGCCTTTTATGCTTCCAAGTCCTgggcaatgttatttgactCATAATGTTCCTCTTCAATTGTTGCCGAAATTACGATGTTTAAGGGTGCTTTCTTTGAATGGATATCGCATATATGAGCTACCGGATTCAATTGGTGATTTGAAGTTTCTACGGTACCTTGACCTTTCTTACACTTGTATTAGAGGCTTGCCTGAATCAACAACCACTCTTTGCAACTTACAAACTTTGATATTGGTGGGATGTAAGCATCTAAAGGAATTGCCTTCAAAGTTGGGGAACCTGGTCAACTTGCGTCACCTCAACATTCTAAATGCAAATAAACTGGAAGGAATGCCTCCTCAAATAGGTAAATTAACTTGTCTTCAGACATTATCTAATTTAATTGTAAGAAAAGGAAATTGCTTTGCATTAAAAGAGCTAGGTTCTTTGTTGCATCTTCAAGGAACTCTCATCATCTCACGATTGGAAAATGCCATTGAACCCATGGATGCAAGGGACGCTAAGTTAATTGAAAAGCTTGATCTTACTGCGTTGTGCTTAGAATGGGGTTGGGAATGGAGTTGGGGCATTGATGAGCCACATGACATAACAAGCGAATTAGAGGTACTTAACATGCTACAGCCAAGCAAGGCTTTGAAAGTGCTCACTATCAGGCGCTATGGCGGTATGAAGTTTCCAACTTGGTTAAAAGGCCATTCATTTCCTCATATGGTGCTCCTAAGGattgaaaattgtaaaaagtGCACATCATTGCCCCCAGTCGGCGAACTACCATCACTCAAACACCTTTTCATCGAAGGCATGACTAGTGTGAAGAATGTTGGTCATGAGTTTTATGGGGGTAGTTGCTCACAACCTTTTGAATCCTTGGAAACTTTGTGTTTTAAGGATATGGAAGCATGGGAGAGTTGGAGCCCTAATGAAGAGTTCCTACACTTGCGTGAGCTTTCTATTGAAAATTGTCCAAAGTTGTTGGGGAAGTTACCTAACCACCTTCCTTTActaaaaaaagttttgatagATGAATGTCAGAGATTGGTGGTTTCAATTTCAAGCTTTCCTGAGCTCTGCGAACTACAAATTGAGGGATCAAAAGGGGTGATGTGCAAAAGTAAGATTGACTTCAGCTCACTAAATTCAAAGTCTCTTTCAACAATTTCAGAATTCACATGTCCAATAGAAGGGTTCATTTTTGATGTAGAAGATCTAGCTATTGAAAATTGTGAGGCGTTGACCCCTTTGTGGTCAAATGATGTGGGATTATTACAACCCCTCCCTTGCCTTCGCGTGCTAAGATTTTATAATTGTCCCAAGCTAGTTTCTTTAGTGGCAAAAGAAGTAAAAGAGCAGCAACAACTGGGTTTGCCTTCCACACTAAGAGAAATTTATATCTCTCATTGTAATGGCATGGAATCTTTACCCAAGGCAATGATGTACAACAACACATGTATTGAGagcatttatatttttggatgtGATATGCTGACGCACTTTGCAATAGGCCAGCTACCTCCCACTCTAAAACGGCTTGAGATAAGTCGTTGCAAGAATATGCTGATTTTGCTAGACGGGGATGATACGAACAGTTGTAGTAGCAACGCATCTCTTCTTGAGTACTTGGTAGTTACTGATTGTCATTCCCTCAAATCCTTAACATCAAACGGAGAATTGCTTGCAACACTCAAACACCTCAGCATTCACTCTTGTCGAGAGTTGGAGTCAACAACAACGAGCTTTCATCACAACTCGAATCTTGAATACATTGAgatatttaattgtaaaaaccTTAAATCCTTACCCATTGGCATACACACCCTCAAGCATCTAGAAAAGATTGAAATTCGAAGTTGTTCAGCTCTTGTTTCCTTTCCGGATGGAGGGTTGCTCCCTAGCAACCTTAGAAAACTGATGATTTCCAATTGTGAGAAAATGCAGGCAATGATGTACAACAACACATGTGTTGTGCGTATTGGGATTTGTAAATGTGATTCGCTGACACACTTTGCAATAGGCCAGCTTCCTCCAACTCTAAAGTGGTTAGAGATACGTTGTTGCGAGAATATGTTGATTTTGCTGGACGAGGATGATAACAACAGTTGCAATAGCAGCACATCTCTTCTTGAGTACTTGAGCATTTGGGAATGTCCATCCCTCAAATCCTTAATCCCAAGCGGAGAATTACCTGCAACACTCAAATGCCTAAGCATTGACTATTGTCCAAAGATGGAGTCAATAGCAAAGAGCTTCCCTCACAACTCGTCTCTTGAACAAATTGTTATTAGGAGTTGTGGAAACCTTAAATCCTTACCCATGGGCATAAACACCCTCAGccatttaaatcaaattgatATCAAGGAATGTCCAACTCTTGTTGCTTTCCCAGACAGAGGGTTGCTCCCTGACAACCTTAGAAAGCTGAGTATTTATGATTGTGAGAAAATGCAGGCCCTACCCAACTGCTTACACAGCATCACCTCTCTTCAACAATTGAAGATAGAATATTGTCCAGGCATTGTATCTTTTCCAGAAGAAGGTTTTCCTACCAACCTAACATCACTTGAAATCAGTGATTGCAGCATCACTGAGGCCTTGCTAGAGTGGGGATTGCATAGGCTTACCTCTCTTAAAGAACTGAAAATTAATGGTGGATGTCCGCATCTGGTGTCCTTTCCAGGGAAGATGTTGCCTTCCTCTCTAACCAGCCTCACCGTCAAAAGCTTCCCGAATATGAAATACTTGTCTTCCGAAGGCTTCCGAATTCTCTTCTCTCTTGAAGAACTGAGGATCAAAGAGTGTAAAAATCTCACATCCTTTCCTGAGGATGGTCTGCCTCCCTCACTCCAGCAACTTGATATTGCAAATTGTCCTCTATTGAAAGAACGTTGCAAGAAAGATCAAGGACAAGAATGGTTCAAGATAGCCCACATCCCTTGTGTTGAAATTGATGGTAGGTTTCATCTATGA